The following proteins are co-located in the Alcaligenes faecalis genome:
- a CDS encoding Na/Pi cotransporter family protein translates to MKEIFALLDFGGYIALLLWGIHMVQSGVQRAFGAELGIWMGHALGRPRRAFFAGAAITAAIQSSTATGLMITSFAATGMVALVPALAAMLGANVGTTLIVQLLSFKMTALAPALILLGVWLFRSQEPGRRRDLGRVFIGLGLLLLSLHELVGLFSPIQDAPLLETILEALASSPMTGMLLAALLTWAAHSSVAIVVLIISLASHQHMDPQLTYALVLGANVGTAINPILEGAGGTKDPANKRLPIGNLGTRVFGCLIGMILLPWIPDLMNWFTDDPARAVANFHTFFNLAVAALFLPLLKPYSRLLSRYLPRRTDPDDPGLPLYLDQSAQEVPAVALGNAAREALRLSDMLQEILDTARQNMLNNSAQSINHARYISNAVNRLEPLITTYLASMDQENLNKKDTRRLNDILTFSTNISHAATISVNGLLSHTAKLRKQGWILQAEEQAEIGKVMDRLIRNQRQAAALFVAEDVKTARFLAFEKDFFRELEVAAADRHLRKIKAGQLDVAEQGSLYLEILRDVRTINSYLVSAAAYPILAKHDELLPNRVRSNED, encoded by the coding sequence ATGAAAGAAATCTTCGCACTTCTCGATTTCGGGGGGTATATCGCTTTGCTGCTGTGGGGTATCCACATGGTGCAAAGCGGTGTGCAACGCGCATTCGGTGCCGAACTGGGCATCTGGATGGGTCACGCGCTGGGCCGCCCTCGTCGCGCTTTTTTTGCAGGTGCAGCCATTACTGCCGCCATTCAAAGCAGTACCGCCACCGGGCTGATGATTACCAGCTTTGCGGCCACCGGCATGGTCGCCCTGGTTCCAGCCCTGGCCGCCATGCTGGGCGCCAATGTCGGCACGACGCTGATCGTGCAATTGCTGTCCTTCAAGATGACTGCCCTGGCCCCTGCCCTGATTCTTCTGGGTGTCTGGCTGTTCCGCTCGCAAGAGCCTGGACGCCGGCGCGATCTGGGCCGCGTCTTTATTGGTCTGGGCCTTTTGCTGCTGTCCCTGCACGAACTGGTGGGCCTGTTCTCGCCCATTCAGGACGCCCCCCTGCTGGAAACCATTCTGGAAGCACTGGCAAGCAGTCCCATGACAGGCATGTTGCTGGCGGCCCTGCTGACCTGGGCCGCACACTCCAGCGTAGCCATTGTCGTGTTGATCATCTCGCTGGCCAGCCATCAGCATATGGACCCACAACTAACCTACGCGCTGGTGCTGGGCGCCAACGTAGGGACGGCCATCAACCCAATTCTGGAAGGGGCAGGCGGCACCAAGGACCCAGCCAACAAACGCCTGCCCATCGGTAACTTGGGCACGCGTGTGTTTGGTTGCCTGATCGGCATGATTTTGCTGCCCTGGATTCCAGATTTGATGAACTGGTTTACCGATGACCCAGCGCGGGCTGTGGCCAACTTCCATACCTTCTTCAATCTGGCCGTAGCCGCCTTGTTCCTGCCATTGCTCAAGCCCTATTCACGCTTACTGAGCCGCTATCTGCCCCGTCGCACCGACCCCGACGATCCTGGCCTGCCCTTGTATCTGGACCAATCCGCCCAGGAGGTCCCCGCGGTGGCCTTGGGCAATGCGGCGCGGGAAGCATTGCGCCTGTCCGATATGCTGCAGGAGATCCTGGATACGGCTCGTCAAAACATGCTGAACAATAGTGCCCAAAGCATTAACCATGCGCGCTATATCAGCAATGCCGTCAACCGTCTGGAGCCGCTGATCACCACCTATCTGGCCAGCATGGACCAGGAAAACCTGAACAAGAAAGATACGCGTCGCCTGAACGATATTCTGACTTTTTCCACCAATATCTCGCACGCCGCCACCATCAGCGTCAATGGTCTGCTCAGCCATACGGCCAAGCTGCGCAAACAAGGATGGATACTGCAAGCGGAAGAACAAGCCGAGATTGGCAAGGTCATGGACAGGCTGATTCGCAACCAGCGTCAGGCCGCAGCCCTGTTTGTCGCCGAGGACGTAAAAACAGCCCGCTTCCTGGCCTTTGAAAAAGACTTCTTCCGTGAGCTGGAGGTGGCGGCCGCAGACCGTCATCTTCGCAAGATCAAGGCCGGTCAACTGGACGTTGCCGAGCAAGGCTCTTTGTATCTGGAGATTTTGCGTGACGTGCGCACCATCAACTCCTATCTGGTCAGCGCCGCAGCCTATCCGATTCTGGCCAAGCACGACGAATTGCTCCCTAACCGGGTTCGCTCCAACGAAGACTAG
- the polA gene encoding DNA polymerase I: MKKTLLLVDGSSYLYRAYHAMPDLRNAQGQPTGALYGVINMLRRLLQDYQADYMVCVFDAKGRTFRDDLYDQYKANRPSMPEDMAVQIEPIHKAVRAMGWHLICQSGVEADDIIGTLSRLAAENGIETVVSTGDKDLAQLVNEHVQLVNTMSNEKLDVEGVTSKYGVRPDQIIDYLMLIGDTSDNIPGVPKVGPKTAAKWLAEYGSLDELLQHADKIKGVAGQNLRDFSANFEMTRKLVTVKLDCEVPGFTGDFEALEPEPRDNATLQNIYETYGFRTWLRELTDDPKRVPAQDARVEAETPAAPAELDYQTVTTKEQLQSLLSLLEKAELVALDTETTSLDPLMARMVGLSVSVKAGQAFYVPVAHRGSLDVEQLDKEHVLETLRPWLENAEAAKVLHNAKYDTHVLLNEKVSLRGIREDTMLQAYVLQSHKRVGMEELALQWLGLKGASYEDICGKGAKQIGFDEVDIQVASQYACEDADYTLRLHQCLRPQVAKEEGLERIYLLEVQASDVLTIVERNGVKIDVPTLARQSHELGQKMLELENKAYELADQPFNMNSPKQVGEILFGKLGIPVVRKTASGAPSTDEDVLTRLAQDYPLPQVLLEYRGLAKLKSTYTDKLPKMVNPDSGRVHTRYAQAAVITGRLASSDPNLQNIPVRTAEGRRVRAAFVSALGKVVSADYSQIELRVMAHVSGDANLQQVFEQGGDVHTATAAEIFGVDAKDVSSDQRRAAKAINFGLIYGMGEFGLASNLGITRDAARAYIDRYFARYPGVASYMTRIKAQAHEQGYVETVFGRRLWLPELKGAKGPRMAGAERAAINAPMQGTSADLIKMAMVAVQRWLEEKGLRTQMVMQVHDELVFDVPEDELDTLRENLPGLMCNVAKLDIPLVAEVGVGDNWEQAH; encoded by the coding sequence ATGAAAAAAACCTTGTTGCTCGTTGATGGTTCCAGCTATCTGTATCGAGCGTACCATGCGATGCCCGATCTGCGAAACGCGCAAGGCCAGCCTACAGGCGCCTTGTACGGGGTCATCAATATGCTGCGCCGCTTGTTACAGGATTATCAGGCGGACTATATGGTATGCGTTTTTGATGCCAAGGGCCGCACTTTCCGGGACGATCTGTACGATCAATACAAGGCTAACCGACCTTCCATGCCCGAAGACATGGCGGTGCAAATAGAGCCTATTCACAAAGCGGTACGCGCCATGGGTTGGCACCTGATTTGTCAGTCCGGGGTAGAGGCCGACGATATTATCGGTACGCTTTCTCGTCTGGCTGCGGAAAATGGCATCGAGACCGTGGTGTCGACCGGGGATAAGGACTTGGCCCAGTTGGTCAATGAGCATGTGCAGTTGGTCAACACCATGAGTAACGAAAAGCTGGATGTAGAAGGCGTTACCAGCAAATACGGCGTGCGCCCGGATCAGATTATCGATTATTTGATGCTGATTGGCGACACTTCGGACAATATTCCCGGTGTCCCCAAAGTGGGCCCCAAGACGGCCGCCAAGTGGCTGGCCGAGTATGGCAGCCTGGACGAGTTGTTGCAGCATGCCGACAAAATCAAGGGGGTGGCCGGCCAGAACTTGCGCGATTTCAGCGCCAATTTTGAAATGACGCGCAAGCTGGTCACGGTCAAGCTCGATTGCGAGGTGCCCGGCTTTACGGGGGATTTCGAGGCTTTGGAGCCGGAGCCGCGTGACAATGCCACGTTGCAGAATATTTACGAGACTTATGGTTTTCGCACCTGGTTGCGCGAACTGACGGATGATCCTAAACGGGTGCCTGCCCAGGATGCTCGTGTCGAAGCTGAAACGCCTGCAGCCCCCGCTGAGCTGGATTACCAGACCGTCACGACTAAAGAACAGTTGCAGTCCCTGCTAAGCCTGCTGGAAAAGGCCGAGCTGGTGGCGCTGGATACGGAAACCACGTCGCTGGACCCTTTGATGGCGCGCATGGTGGGTTTGTCTGTATCGGTTAAGGCGGGTCAGGCTTTCTATGTGCCGGTCGCCCACCGTGGTTCGCTGGATGTAGAGCAACTGGATAAAGAGCATGTGCTGGAAACCTTGCGTCCTTGGCTGGAGAATGCTGAGGCGGCCAAGGTCTTGCACAATGCCAAATACGATACCCATGTCCTGCTGAATGAAAAAGTCAGCCTGCGCGGTATCCGCGAGGACACCATGTTGCAGGCGTATGTTCTGCAATCGCACAAGCGTGTCGGCATGGAAGAGTTGGCCTTGCAATGGCTGGGCCTGAAAGGTGCGTCTTACGAGGATATCTGCGGCAAGGGTGCCAAGCAGATCGGCTTTGACGAGGTGGATATTCAGGTGGCCTCGCAGTACGCCTGCGAAGATGCAGACTACACTTTGCGTCTGCACCAGTGCCTGCGCCCTCAAGTAGCCAAGGAAGAGGGGCTGGAACGTATCTATTTGCTGGAAGTGCAGGCTTCGGACGTGCTGACCATTGTGGAGCGCAATGGCGTCAAGATTGATGTGCCGACCTTGGCGCGTCAAAGCCACGAGCTGGGCCAGAAAATGCTGGAGCTGGAAAACAAGGCCTACGAACTGGCCGATCAGCCCTTCAATATGAACTCTCCCAAGCAAGTGGGCGAAATTCTGTTCGGTAAGCTGGGTATCCCGGTGGTGCGTAAAACGGCCAGCGGTGCTCCCTCTACCGACGAGGATGTCTTGACCCGCTTGGCTCAGGACTACCCTTTGCCGCAGGTGCTGTTGGAGTACCGTGGCCTGGCCAAACTCAAGTCCACCTACACGGACAAGCTGCCCAAAATGGTGAACCCGGATAGTGGCCGCGTACATACCCGTTATGCACAAGCTGCCGTCATTACCGGGCGTCTGGCCTCTTCCGACCCCAACTTGCAGAATATCCCGGTGCGTACGGCAGAAGGTCGTCGTGTTCGCGCCGCCTTTGTGTCTGCACTGGGCAAAGTGGTCTCGGCTGACTATTCCCAGATCGAATTGCGTGTGATGGCGCATGTGTCGGGCGACGCCAATTTGCAGCAGGTCTTTGAGCAGGGTGGGGACGTACACACGGCCACCGCTGCCGAGATCTTTGGGGTGGATGCCAAGGACGTCAGCTCTGATCAGCGCCGTGCGGCCAAGGCGATTAACTTTGGTCTGATCTATGGCATGGGTGAGTTCGGCCTGGCCAGCAATCTGGGCATTACCCGCGATGCGGCCCGTGCCTATATTGATCGTTATTTTGCCCGCTACCCCGGCGTGGCCAGCTACATGACGCGCATCAAAGCGCAGGCGCACGAGCAGGGTTATGTGGAAACCGTGTTTGGTCGCCGCCTATGGCTGCCTGAACTGAAGGGGGCGAAAGGACCGCGCATGGCCGGTGCAGAACGCGCTGCGATTAATGCGCCTATGCAGGGTACTTCGGCTGATCTGATCAAGATGGCCATGGTGGCAGTGCAGCGTTGGCTGGAAGAAAAGGGTTTGCGCACGCAGATGGTCATGCAGGTTCATGACGAACTGGTATTTGATGTGCCCGAGGACGAACTGGATACGCTGCGTGAGAACCTGCCTGGTTTGATGTGCAATGTGGCCAAGCTGGATATTCCGCTGGTCGCTGAAGTGGGTGTCGGTGATAACTGGGAGCAGGCTCACTAA
- a CDS encoding TIGR00730 family Rossman fold protein, with product MSNNKIVRLPASEQIPTIMKELQTAVDTLKEMGAGVSVFGSARIKPGHPYYELAQELGRRLAEAGVTLIAGGGPGLMEAANKGAYEAGGQSVGLNIRLPRETTNNPYQTHSLQFEYFYSRKATFFMHSWAYIALPGGFGTLDELFEVMTLVQTGKVPPAPIVLIGTSFWSGLIDWIGEHLMEMGLIGPKDLNLLVLTDDLDEVMGYIKQCCVLPRAEPALPQ from the coding sequence ATGTCTAACAATAAAATCGTCCGTTTACCGGCCTCTGAGCAGATTCCTACCATCATGAAGGAACTGCAAACTGCGGTCGATACATTAAAAGAAATGGGCGCTGGCGTGAGTGTTTTCGGCAGCGCACGCATCAAACCCGGTCATCCTTACTACGAACTGGCCCAGGAACTGGGCCGTCGTCTGGCCGAAGCGGGCGTCACCCTGATTGCGGGCGGCGGCCCTGGCCTGATGGAAGCGGCCAATAAAGGCGCGTACGAAGCAGGCGGGCAAAGTGTTGGCCTGAATATACGCCTGCCCCGCGAAACCACCAACAACCCTTACCAGACACACAGTCTTCAGTTCGAGTACTTCTACTCGCGCAAGGCCACCTTTTTCATGCACAGCTGGGCCTACATTGCCCTGCCGGGCGGCTTCGGTACCCTGGACGAGCTGTTTGAAGTCATGACCCTGGTTCAAACAGGCAAAGTCCCACCCGCCCCCATTGTACTGATCGGCACTTCCTTTTGGTCCGGCCTGATCGACTGGATTGGTGAGCATTTAATGGAAATGGGTCTGATTGGCCCCAAAGACCTGAATTTGCTGGTCCTGACCGACGATCTGGACGAGGTCATGGGCTACATCAAGCAGTGCTGCGTGCTGCCTAGGGCGGAACCCGCATTGCCCCAGTAA
- a CDS encoding ABC transporter substrate-binding protein, whose amino-acid sequence MNKLLARLLMVAFCSALVPAAAYADEPTEIRFATEAGYPPFEFLNPSGELQGFDIDIGNEICKRLQAKCVWIDQSFDSLIPGLQARKFDLANSTMTATEARAKVIDFSEPMYIVPVRLAARKGSGLEPTAESLKGKRVGVQQGTTMETYARQNWANNGVTIVAYPSYTDAFNDLAGGRVDATFQEAQNAIEGFLSKPAGADFELTGSTVDDSPILNEPIAMGIRKGNKKLKKTVDEVLREMKADGTMQTFADKYFQKDNIRIAP is encoded by the coding sequence ATGAACAAACTACTTGCCCGCCTCCTGATGGTGGCTTTTTGCAGTGCCTTGGTGCCCGCTGCCGCTTACGCAGACGAGCCGACCGAAATCCGTTTTGCCACAGAAGCGGGCTATCCCCCCTTCGAATTTCTGAACCCCAGTGGCGAGCTGCAAGGCTTTGATATCGACATCGGCAACGAAATCTGTAAACGCCTGCAGGCCAAGTGCGTCTGGATCGATCAGTCCTTTGACAGCTTGATCCCCGGCCTGCAAGCCCGCAAATTCGATCTGGCCAATTCCACCATGACGGCTACTGAGGCACGCGCCAAGGTTATCGACTTTAGCGAGCCCATGTACATCGTGCCGGTTCGCCTGGCCGCACGCAAAGGCAGCGGTCTGGAGCCCACCGCCGAATCGCTCAAAGGCAAACGTGTCGGTGTGCAGCAAGGCACCACCATGGAAACCTATGCGCGCCAGAACTGGGCCAATAACGGCGTCACCATTGTGGCCTACCCCAGCTATACCGACGCCTTCAATGATCTGGCCGGTGGCCGCGTTGATGCCACCTTCCAGGAAGCCCAGAATGCCATTGAAGGTTTTCTGAGCAAACCGGCTGGTGCCGATTTTGAACTGACCGGCAGCACCGTGGACGACAGCCCCATTTTGAACGAACCCATTGCCATGGGCATTCGCAAGGGCAACAAAAAGCTCAAAAAAACCGTTGATGAAGTTCTGCGCGAAATGAAGGCCGACGGCACCATGCAGACCTTTGCCGACAAATACTTCCAAAAAGACAACATTCGCATCGCGCCCTGA
- a CDS encoding ABC transporter permease subunit: MLLYGYGPQLLVGTWETIKLAVLSLLVSLVLGLVAALMKLSRASLLRWVGGLYTTLIRGVPDLVLLMLFFFSLQIWLNELTDWLEWDMIEIDPFGAGVVTLGFIYGAYFAETFRGALMAIPKGQMEAGKACGWSPWQVLHRIQIPQMMRYALPGLGNNWQILLKSTALVSLIGLSDVVKIAQNAGNATFNSFLFVGLTALIYLGLTAISNIGLSYLERRYNIGVKGAQF, from the coding sequence ATGTTGCTTTACGGTTATGGGCCGCAGTTGCTGGTCGGCACCTGGGAAACCATCAAGCTCGCCGTGCTTTCACTGCTGGTTTCCCTGGTTCTGGGTCTGGTCGCTGCCCTGATGAAACTGTCCCGCGCTTCGCTGCTGCGTTGGGTGGGCGGTTTGTATACCACCTTGATTCGGGGCGTCCCGGATCTGGTGCTCTTGATGTTGTTCTTTTTCAGCCTGCAGATCTGGTTGAACGAGCTGACTGACTGGCTGGAATGGGACATGATCGAGATCGATCCCTTCGGTGCCGGTGTGGTCACGCTGGGTTTTATTTATGGCGCCTACTTTGCCGAGACCTTCCGCGGTGCCCTGATGGCCATCCCCAAAGGCCAGATGGAAGCCGGCAAGGCCTGTGGCTGGAGCCCCTGGCAAGTTCTGCACCGCATCCAGATCCCGCAAATGATGCGCTACGCGCTGCCCGGACTGGGCAATAACTGGCAAATCCTGCTCAAATCCACCGCGCTGGTGTCCCTGATCGGCCTGAGCGATGTGGTCAAGATTGCGCAAAACGCTGGCAATGCGACCTTCAACTCCTTCCTTTTTGTTGGCCTCACCGCCCTGATCTATCTGGGCCTGACCGCCATTAGCAATATCGGGCTGAGCTACCTGGAGCGTCGCTATAACATTGGCGTGAAAGGAGCGCAGTTCTAA